In Gracilinanus agilis isolate LMUSP501 chromosome 1, AgileGrace, whole genome shotgun sequence, the sequence TGAACTCAGAATTGAATAAAAAAGTTTTCATTGGGAAAGGTGCATAGAAGGAGTGTGTATATAGGGGGAAGGGTCCAACACTGATTTCTCAGGAATACTCTTGGTGGGGAAAGTCACTCAAATAATACAGATTTGCAACTGTGCTACAGACTTAGGAGAGTTCTCTTAGGTAACAAGTGCATAAAGTACTTTTTTCTCTTGTAAAATTGCTGGGTTTCTTTAAATAGCTCTCAGTTCCAAATATAGCCCTTTCCCAGCCATCCCCTATaataaaaagcagaaaagaggggaaagggaggctAGGGAAGGCAATTCAACAAAAACCAAACACATGGCCAAATTGGGATGGTATATTCATTGTTCATAAAGTTGGTGAAATATTGAAGGGAAATGCAATGGGTCCGGAACCTGGCAatagtagtttaaaaaaatcaggtcAAATAACTTTTACAAGAGCAATTGAGTCATTAGAGCAGTTGTCTTCTATTCACTTTgcctctaaggcagtgatgggcctgtgggccagatgtggtcccctgaaatgttctatctggcctgtcaccattattcctaatctgatgaatgcaatgagtaggatacaatacaatgaaacttccaaagagttgacttagaaacagactgacagatgaacatttcctttcctttggccccctctttaaaaagtttcccatcactgctctaaggtcATCTCTACCTTCAGCTCCGGTGGttcttttttaagtcttttgaGTCTATCATTCCTCAGCTCATGATCTCATTCACTTCCTATTTCAAGGCCTCCGTTTTCACATATGAAATGAGGGATTTGGTTTAAATCAGCGGATATCAAACTTTTTTGTGTATAGTACAATATTCTTTTCCATGAGGAATCAGGACACACCAAATGAGTTTGTCCACCCACAGAGTCAAGAGATCCACACATGCAAAAACCAATCATTTTtgttgtgttaaaaaaaaaagttaaaagatctTGTGTATTTTTAGGCTCGGCATATGTGTAATAGGTAAAgcttgttaataataatagctaaaatttgtacagaactttaaggtttgcagagccctttacatatatttaaCTTATTTGATACTTACAGTAACTCTGTacagtaggtgctatcattatccccatttcacagatgaaaataCTGAAGCACAGAGAAATTGTAACATGGCCAGAATCAGAGATAGTAAGGATTCCAATTTAGATTTTTCTCAGTCCAAATCCTGTACTCTCTACACTTTCCTGCACCACCTAGAGGCTTATTTTGTGAATACTGCGCTCACCATAATTTGTATAGTTGGTAAgtcaaatttatattaaaattctaaattttccTTAATCTGTAATAActtcatctttttaaattaaaatttatttttaattcttacccaATACATACTATATACTATCTTCTAGTGcaagaaatttttaattttatgtatttaaaatttcCCATTTTGCTACCTTTGATGTTCTTTATAGCTCTAATTTGGTCAAGAACTTTTCTCCTACATATTATAAAAGGTATCTCCTTCCCTGCTTCTCTAATTGATTATAAATGAACTTTTACATATAGGTTATTTATCTATTTCGAGCTTtctgtggtatatgatgttgatctaagcctactTTCTCCCATACTATTTAAATTTCCCAATTTTTGTCAATCAGTTCTTATCCCAGTAGTTTGTGTCTTTAAATTATCAAACACTGTTACTTTGTTCAGTTTTTTCTAGATGTTAAGTGTACCTAATCTGTTACACTGATtgacctttttatttcttaactagtaccaaatagttttgatgattatgtGGGCCCACTTCCTActtattttttcactattttgtAGAGATTTTTAGCCTATTTTTCCTCTAGATAAATCTTGTAATAATTTTGCCTAATTCTACAAAATGATCCTTTCATAGTTTGATTGCTATGGCActaaattggtaaattaattgTTAATATATAAGTATAGCCAACCATGAACATTTaattcctttccaattttttgccttttatttctgTGAAGAATATTTTGAAGTTATAATTTCTATGTCTTGGTGAATGGACTCCTAGAATTTTACATATTtgatagttattttattttattaaaccctttactcctgtgtattggctcataagtggaagagtggtaagggtgagcaatgggggtcaagtgactagcccagggtcacacagctgggaagtgtctgagaccagatttgaacctaggacgacctccattctctaggcctgactctcaatccactgagctacccagctgcccctttgagttattttaaatggaatttcattttctatttctgctAAGTTTTGTTGATATATACAGAAAGGCTGATGAAATGTTAATTTTTAGCCACTTAACTTTACACATTTCTtcatcagaattgtttttttttttttgtcatcagaaTTTCATTTATGATAATTTTCTATCCTTCCTGGGCTGACTTCTGTAGAATATTAGGCCATAGGATCCAACTATATCTTCTCTAAACCTTTTGAAATCTCTCCTTAAGTTTAGGGTGCAGGTTTTATTATATCCAACTTTattctcatttattctttttaaacgcttaccttctgtcttattgattctaaggcagaagaatggaaagggctaggcagtagggattaagtgacttgcccagaatcatatagctaagaagggtctgaggccaaatttgaacataggacttgcccatctctaggcctgactctcaatccagagtcacccagctacccctattctcatttattctttttttttttcctctaaacctttaccttcagtcttggagttaatactgtgtattggctccaaggcagaagagtggtaagggtaggcaatgggggtcaagtgacttgctcagggtcacacagctaggaagtctcatTCTTAACAAAAACTCTAAGGTGGTAGGAAACAAAGGTCCCATCATCTCTACTCCAAAaagcagttctttctctttgtGAGAATATAACAGGATAAATATTAGAAGTTCCCTTCATTGCTTCCTAAACCTTTTGAAGAGTGAAATTATCCTTAGGACAAATCAAGAAAATAGTTGCTATACTCTGCTTGGGACAGAGATTAAATACCAACAAATACTGAATAATTCAAGTTCCCTATCATGATTCTATCCTGCCTCCATGTCTGCCTTCcaaactattttctttaaaatgacatGTGTCACATATTTATGACTTGTGTTTATGCCCTCAAATGACTCACCTAAATGCTCTCTTATGTTTTCCCTTTTGGATTCCTGGAATTCCTCagccatcttttcttttttattattctgaagTTAACAAACATCAAATAATATAGGTATTTCCACATATACAAAACTGTAAATCTCTACTATGTATAGCTTTACTTTTCCTTTGTGTGTATGCAGGTTCATCCTttagttttcaaagttgtcatgTCCTGCTTTCTggccttttcattaaaaaaaaaaaatgttgcttcagtgcctcccccctccctttttggctACCTATCCTAACCCTGCCTTCCTTCAACCTTCTACTCTACGaacatggggaaaaaaaccaaaattcttgtaacaaatatacataattatgctaagtacatttccatattggcagtgtctgaaaatgtatatctTATTCTGCATCTTAAGTCTGACAGTTCTGTCAGGAGGCCTcaactatttttttgttttaaacccttaccttctgtctcagaatcaattctgtgtattagttctaaagcagaaaaacagtaagggctaggcaatggggttaaatgacttgcccagggtcacacagccagaagtgtccaaatccagatttgaacccaggatctcccgtctctgggtctggctcgcagtccactgagccatctaactgccctcaGATCACCTATTTTAAGGTAAAATGCTgcagcaaatgagataatgtatataaagcataTTGATAACCTCAgagggttatacatatattatcaatcATCCTTAGTTATATTTTGTTTGAAAAGCAGCCTTTGAAGGGGGCTATTCTGATCCCAGACTATCTAAATGGGACAGGTATGCTAATTATCGTGGGTTTACTTAAGTCTTCTTAAATAGGAATTCTCTGAGGCACTGAAAATTATAGCCTGGAGAGGTCCTACTTCTCTAGACTTCAGCtcctctatctgtaaaatgagaggggaatAGACTAGATGAGCTCTcttgtctcttttagctctatCTAGACTGTTTTTGAATGCCCTTTCTAGCTGTGACATTCTATTCCTTTAGAGAGCTTTTGAGATCTACCTCTTGCCTGAAACTGGCTTCCTGTTTACCAAAGACTTATTTTCTAAACCCTTGGGGTGTTTTTAGCTCCATCCTTCTTGAATTCTTCCCCTTTCTATATATTCTGCCATTAGTTTTCCTAACAATACTCCCCTTCTGGTACCTCTTCTGCTTGTTTTTTGAAGCCTCCTCAGCAGGatcattcccttccttttcattttgtgtaAGTATATCCTAAGGGCCTTGGGCcttgccttccttttctctcttaatgTGCTGGGCTCCCATGGGTTTAACTCATATCTATGACTTTGCTTCCCAGATTCACATATTtagctctcttttctcttctgaggGCAAGTCCTTCATCTCCAGCTCCCAGCATGATATCTTCACTAGGATGTTCAATAAGCCTTTAAAACTCAACACATcaaaaagagaattcattatctttccccccaacACTCACTCCTTCAAACCTGCCTATTTCTGTTAAGGAACATCTATTATCAACTTTTCACTCTCATTCTACATTACCCAACCATTTGTTAGTATCTTGAATTTCAACCATGTCTGCTCCAAGTTTGGTTGGGGCTCCAGAAtagaaagaaagcattttattttagaaactaCAGGGTTAAGTACAATAGCCAtaaaacaatgaacaaaacaagCCAGCAGGGGCTAATTGCTAAGATACTGGGCTAAGGTGGTGGTGATGGGAAGGTAGCAGTAGAAGTATTCATAGGTCTGCAAAAGCCTTTTTATTCTCTTCCAACCACTGTTCCAGAGTTCTGGCTTTGGGGTTGAGTTTGAAGGTCAATTCCACATCTCGGTCTGGATTCATGGTATAGAACCGGAACATGTTGGCCAGCTCCTGTGCCCCAGGGAAGCCAAGCTTCTCATAATCCTCAGGTGAGGTCTACCAATAGAGAAATCATCCATGAAAGTCAGCACCTCATTCAGGAAAATGTCAGAGCCACTTGGGTGAATTCAGAggtcttccttcccccctccccccgatTTAGTATAAGTGTGATAAAAGCTCATTCAGATTCAGGCTTTAAGGAGAGTAttaacttttttttggggggggcacaatttataactttaaaatctCAAGATCAGGGAGCCTAGTCATGtgatcactgtatatctataaaATTTCAAATAGCCAACTTTACTATTGCTTCTATAACACTGCCCACTTGCCTAGGTTTTATGTGCTGCTGATGAAAGTGAATTGTAATTAAATTtgttctaaagattttaaaacagaaggcgGGGTCATGGGGATGCATGACTCTAATTCCCTGCTTTGGGTGAAGGCTGGTGTGTGCTTAGGCTGGAGGattgcttgagctcaggagttctgagctgagGTGGGATTAAAACCACTCAGATGCCCACACTAAGTGGCATCAATAtggtaaactctttgagagcagggggCTACCTGAGGAAGAGCAAACCAGCCCAGGATAGAAGTGGAATAGTCAGCACTGGGATTGGGCCCATGAGTGGCTATTGTACTTCCAAACCTGGACAAGATAAGTAGATCCAGgctcaaaataaatatgaataatgagAATTCTTTTATATCATGGACCTCTTTttggaatgtttttaaatgtctaaaatataAGACATAGGATAACAAAGGAAATCTAGTACatgaaaatataagaattaaaatatacatatatatttcaaaactcttatcttttgtcttagaatcaatactgtaagattaaaattaatatctaataactccacgtattgtattttataagatttattaataatcacttgaagtagaagaaataaaaggacaaaagtaaaagtctgaGTAAAACCCGCTTTCCCAGCTGCAgtcaggaaaagagaatgagggaCAGGGTCGCACACAAACTTTGtctccaaaacgtaaggatgtaatgtgagaacaaaagtgggatgctgggagagagagtttctggggagcaaattctaattatacaatactctgtattggttctaaggcagaagagcggtagtggctgggcagtgggggttaagtgacttgcccacggtcacccaGCTATTTGAAGagtgcggccagatttgaacctaggacttcccatctctaggcctggctctgaatccactgagccacccagctgcccccaagttaaGAATTTTTGCCCTGGAGATATACCTGTAGACATTCACAGGTACTGGAAACACAGAGCTGGGGGTGACCTGTGCTCATGCCTTGGCTCTGCCATATTAGCCATGATTGTGAGAAGGAGTTCACATCTTTGAatctcaagtttcctcatttacaaaatgggaataatgatacttGTACTACCTTATGGGGCTACTGCAAGGAAAGGTGGCCTTAAAATTCTGTTACATAAATGTGAGCCATcattatttaaaatcaccccaaaCTGGTATCAGACAGTCCTGTCCCCGCCTTAAGAAAATGTGGCATGGTGTAGAAAAAGGagggctgaatttggagtcagaggactttggTGTGAATTCTGACTTAAGTCATtaattacctgtatgaccttatAGAAATCACTTCACTTCACTGGCCTTGTCTGTATGGGaagggggttggacttgatggtcttaatgctcctcccagctctaaatctatgaccctgtgTTCTCAGGACTCGGGGATCTTCCTACCTTGGCATCATGCACAGTTTTCCCAGTGTATTTAGAGAGAAGGGAAGCATACTCTGTGGCTGTATGCTTGCAGGTGCTCAGTCCAATGTTTCGACCCACGTAGCCTTCTGGGGACTTCAGCAGGCTGAGCACCACAGGACCCAGGTCAGCCACTGCCATTCCATCCATTGGGACATCACCCATGGGCAGACcttcaaaggagaagagaaaaaaaagacccAAAGATTGGGGGGGCGGGGAATAAAATTCTGTTCTCTCCTCCCTACCAGACTTATGAGCAATTCTAATACTATCTTTTTAGCCTAAtgctgacttgtccagggtcataaagccaGCCTTTGTCAGAAGTGGGagttgaacttggatcttcctgactcagattGGTTCCCTATCCAGGGCCATGCTGTCTTTCCTGGTCtacataatgaaattaaatctctACCACAtaatggttaaaaagaaaaagaacttaagGGTAAGAAAAAATCCTTGCTGTGACATCACTGTAAGAGATAGCACATGAACATAAACTCACTCAGCAAGTAGCCATTTCCATCAGGGGCTTTCTGGGGTAGGAAGTAGGTGAGAAGGTTTTCAAAGTAGCAGGGAAGCCGGACACTGATCATTGGCACATCCAAAGCCCGGAAGTATTCCTCAACTTCTCCTTTGCCATCAAAGTGCCTGACTATCAGCTGGCCACCCGTCAACTTCTTCACATTCTCCAGTCCACTGTAGACCACGTAACTCAAGCCCAGGCGCTTGGACAGATCAGCTAGGAGTTTTCCCTGTAGAAGAGACCATGTCTTCACAAATTAGGAATCATAAAAAAATGGTATCTCCCCCTCAATCATTCAGCAAACAAAAGCAATTGAGCATTTGTTATTTGCCTACTCATTCATCAAATGCCCTACTCTGCAAGCCTTTGGGCAAGGCAATGGCAataagagacaaaaatgaaacagtctctgccttcaaggagtttattcaTATTTAGGGAGATACAGCATGTACACAAGTATAACACAAGTCCCCAACTCCCTAAAAATGGAATAGAATGGCTGTGGAATCACAGATGCCTCTGCTAGAAGACTCATTCCTTCCCAGGGCATCTTTTCCCATTGGACTATTACTGAACATTTTCACTTATTCTGGGCAGAAATCTGTTGGTAACTTCTATTTTTGGAAACAAAAGAGaagtctaatttctttttcagaagcAAAATGGAGTAAAGAAAAGACGGTGTCTTATTTCTGGTTTACATAAGTGTTCTATTAAAGCATAGATTCTTAAGCTTTTAAATGTATTGTGGACCTCCCATTGGCAATTGGGTGAAGCCagggacctcttctcagaataatgtttttaagtgcataaaataaaacagataagaGTACAAAGGGAACCAAAggtaatgaaaattaaaaaaaaaatttttctccaGTCATAGCTAATGGAacccttgaaatctatccatagaccCATTGAGTATTGATGGACCTCATATTAAGAGTCTCTATATTTAGAGGTGAACAAAAAGATCAGCGGATGACAATCATCATTTTGCTCTAATCTGTCCTGGAGGGTTTCTTGGAGAGTGGAGAATGTTAGGAAATCTTTAAAGTAGGGGAATGAATGAGCCAAAGTTAAGGGGGGAAAAGGCCTAAAGAGGAATATGCTTCTGGAGTTTCTACTCTGGCCTCGGTTCTTTTTCCTCAGCTACTCCCTTACCTATGAGAACTGTGTTTTTAGGATCAAGTCCTTCCTAATCAGAGATCATATGACATGCAGTGGGGACCCACAGACTTCTTAGAAGGGGTTCCAATCCAGttaatgtatcttttttttcatagaggcagctaggtagcatagtggatacaATGATGGGCCTGGAGCcaaaaaaacctgagtttaaattccatctctgacacttattagctgtatgaccctggggaagtcacttaacctctgtctgcctcagtttcctaatctataaaatggggatgataatacctACTACTCAGGATGGttaggaggataaaatgagataatgtttgcaaaGGCTTCAAAAACCTTCAAGTGCAACACTTCctaagtgaccctggacaggtcacccCGGCTTGCCAACTCCTTACCCTTCCGCCTTCTGGCTTAATTGTTACTAGAACAGAAAATGGggtttaaagaacaaaaaaccttaaagcactatattaaatACTAGCTATCATTATGGTCATTAGTAGGTAATAGATCTTAAGAATACAATTGAAATGGGCAGGGAGGAGGAGTGGCAGGAGGGGAGGAGATGGTATATTAAGTTTTCTGATGCTAGGAACCATAGTTCTAACCTAGCCTCatttttaccaataaggaaacagTCCTAGATTGGGAAAGGTTCTTTTTCTATGCCACAAACTAAGGTGATAAAGAGAAGAGGCAAGTCTGCTTCTCTATGATAACAGTGTTGAAAGAGCTTTaagtttccaaaagaagaaatgccAACTATCAACAACTATATGAAAGACTGCTCCAAATCATAACTAATAAAAGCAAATCACAACTTGGGTCTTCACTTCATATCCAGAAAACTGTCAAAGATAACAAAACATGCCAATAGAGGAACAATGGAAAGTTGGGGGACACTAGCAGAGCTGCACATTGGTCTAACCTATctataaagcaatttggaattatgttcaaaagTGGCTAAAATTTCAATTCATTGCTGGGCAAACActctaagaaagtaaaaaaaaaaaaaggccttatctacaccaaaatatttatagggttattcttgtagcagcaaagaactggaaacaaaacagACACATGTCAGTtggaatggctaagcaagttgAACATGAATGTAATTCACTATCAACTacacaaaaaataatgaatttatagagaagaatgaagggatgaactgatacaaaattaaAGCAGAATCTGGAAGTTAATATACTCaaatgattacaacaatgtaaatgaaaaaaataaaacaactaaacCAAATACAGCAAAATTGTAATAACTAAGTTTggcccccccaaaaaatatagGGGAGGGTACCttcctcttttacaaaaatgaaggaCTAAAAGTACTATACATGACCTCAGACTTGACTGACAGACCaattagttttgctgaaatgGCTTTTTCTTTGGGGAGTAAGacagaagaagactggaaaggtataaGGGAGCcgggttatgaaggactttaattgccagaggatttttttctttgatcctgAAAGTGACAGGTAGCCACCAAAGTTTATTGAGTAAGTGGGTCAGGTGATAAAGTCAGACCCATGCTTAAGGAAGATCAGTTTGTCAGCAGAGTAAAGCATAGACTGAAAAGGGGAGAGATCTGGGGCAGGCTGACCCACCAGCAGTCTACTGTAGATGTGCATTAGGCTAGATAGGAAGTGATGAGAATCTGCACGAGGGTGGTGGCATtgccaaaggaaagaagagggcatATGGAAGAGATGTTCTACAAGTAGAAAAACAGAATTTAGCTACAGATTGGATATGGGTGATAACAGAGACCAGACTCAAGAATGACAGCTAGGTTTTGAACCCATAGAGAAGCTGGGGAGAGGGAAAATTTGGCTTTTTGGCTACATCACCTCTTAAGAGTAGCCTtttcttcgattggggaatggctgaacaaattgtggtatctgttggtgatggaatactattgtgctcaaaggaataataaactggaggaattccatgtgacttggaaagacctccaggaattgatgcagagcgaaaggagcagaaccaggagaacattgtacacagagactgatatactgtggtacaatcaaacataagggacttctctactagcagcaatgcaaggatccagagcaaggctgagggacttatgagaaatagaactagccacattcagaggaagaactgtggggggagaaacatagaagaaaaacaactgcttgaacacatgggttgatggggatattattggggatatagacactaaatgattactctagtccaactatcaataatatggaattaggtcttgatcaatgatacatgtaaaacccagtggaattgtgcatcggctaaggggggttagaggagtttgggggagagggaaagaaatgaaatatgtaattatgggaaaatatttttaaaaaaaagagtagccTTTTCTGATAGCTTAGTCTTtaagattctttccctccttggatgattgttttttaaatgatcttttaCACAGGTATCCCTGTTCCCCTTGCCTCTGGCAAATGCAGGGTccacattgttttaatttttgtttccctACCTatagtaagcacttgataaatgtgtACTGAATCACAATACTTCTAGCTAGATGCAAAGGGAAATGGAGACCCATTTTATCTTCACCTGCTTAATCTCCTGCTCTTGGTCGAGATTCTCCCAGTAGTTGGTCACGATGAAAGCTGCATAAGCCCCTGCCAGAGCCGGCTCCAGGCTCTTCTCATCGTTCTGGTCTCCTTGTACCACCTCTGCTCCTTGATGCTTCAGATGTTTGGCAGCTTTCTGCTGGGGATTTCGAGTCACCACACGGACTCTGAACGTCCCATCTTCCAGGAGGGTCTTGGCAACTGAACCACCTTGGGCACCTGGGGAAAAAATCAGACAGCCCTTTGAAGTTCTATCCCAAGGCAAACCGTTACCTTGAAACTCATCTTCTGCAGTAAGTCTCATCAAAAGTCAAAgactatttctcttcttttgtttctctggAAATAGAGATCAGTCAattaaccaataaacatttattgatgtgtgctaatgtgccaggcactgtactaagcactaagcctacaaaaagaagcaaaacacctgctctcaaggagtgcACGATCTCAAGGGAGAGAcagcatacaaaaaaaaaaaaaagaaagaaaagaaaattgggtctaagcaataaatactttttttttttaacccttcccttctgtcttagaatcaagactgtctattaattctaaggcagaagagcggtaaaggctaggcaatgggggtgaagggacttgcccagggccacacagcaagACCTGCTTTTTAAGAGCTCTGAATGGAGAGAAGTCACTGGGTATTGGGTACACTTAGGCTTCAGGAAGAAGGTGGTCTTGAGTGGGAACAATGATCTAGTGTAGCTGCTCTGCCTCCAAGAAGGGCCACCCCTGGATGGCCTCACTGACTAATTTTGCCACTTCTTTAAAAATCCACAAAACGAACTGTTAATAGTCACATGAAACGATGCATACATCCCCCAACAATCAGAGTAATACAAGTCAAGGTTTTCCTAAGATCCCAGCTTAGACTATTTGAATggcaaaaggaacaaaaaagttataaaatacaAATGCTGGGGGAGTGGGGTACAGACTGTGAGAAAACAGTCACTCAAATACACTGTGGGGAGGGCGGTGAAACAATGCTAATAATTTTGAAGAACAATATAAAACGGATCCTACCAAATCCATTGCTAGGTCTTGATCCCAAAAATatcacataaaaaggaaaaaatatatatagatgaaTAAAAAGAACCATGATCTAAAAATTGTAAACAACTATGTCCaatgattagagaatggctgaataaatgatGGAATGTTCATAAGGGGCAGCCTGTTATAGCAGAGAACGGGCCTCAGAGTATGgcaggcttgggttcaaatcccgcctctgat encodes:
- the NMRAL1 gene encoding nmrA-like family domain-containing protein 1 isoform X1, which gives rise to MRLTAEDEFQGNGLPWDRTSKGCLIFSPGAQGGSVAKTLLEDGTFRVRVVTRNPQQKAAKHLKHQGAEVVQGDQNDEKSLEPALAGAYAAFIVTNYWENLDQEQEIKQGKLLADLSKRLGLSYVVYSGLENVKKLTGGQLIVRHFDGKGEVEEYFRALDVPMISVRLPCYFENLLTYFLPQKAPDGNGYLLSLPMGDVPMDGMAVADLGPVVLSLLKSPEGYVGRNIGLSTCKHTATEYASLLSKYTGKTVHDAKTSPEDYEKLGFPGAQELANMFRFYTMNPDRDVELTFKLNPKARTLEQWLEENKKAFADL
- the NMRAL1 gene encoding nmrA-like family domain-containing protein 1 isoform X2, whose translation is MADKKLVVVFGATGAQGGSVAKTLLEDGTFRVRVVTRNPQQKAAKHLKHQGAEVVQGDQNDEKSLEPALAGAYAAFIVTNYWENLDQEQEIKQVKIKWTWSLLQGKLLADLSKRLGLSYVVYSGLENVKKLTGGQLIVRHFDGKGEVEEYFRALDVPMISVRLPCYFENLLTYFLPQKAPDGNGYLLSLPMGDVPMDGMAVADLGPVVLSLLKSPEGYVGRNIGLSTCKHTATEYASLLSKYTGKTVHDAKTSPEDYEKLGFPGAQELANMFRFYTMNPDRDVELTFKLNPKARTLEQWLEENKKAFADL
- the NMRAL1 gene encoding nmrA-like family domain-containing protein 1 isoform X3, which translates into the protein MADKKLVVVFGATGAQGGSVAKTLLEDGTFRVRVVTRNPQQKAAKHLKHQGAEVVQGDQNDEKSLEPALAGAYAAFIVTNYWENLDQEQEIKQGKLLADLSKRLGLSYVVYSGLENVKKLTGGQLIVRHFDGKGEVEEYFRALDVPMISVRLPCYFENLLTYFLPQKAPDGNGYLLSLPMGDVPMDGMAVADLGPVVLSLLKSPEGYVGRNIGLSTCKHTATEYASLLSKYTGKTVHDAKTSPEDYEKLGFPGAQELANMFRFYTMNPDRDVELTFKLNPKARTLEQWLEENKKAFADL
- the NMRAL1 gene encoding nmrA-like family domain-containing protein 1 isoform X4, which gives rise to MADKKLVVVFGATGAQGGSVAKTLLEDGTFRVRVVTRNPQQKAAKHLKHQGAEVVQGDQNDEKSLEPALAGAYAAFIVTNYWENLDQEQEIKQTWSLLQGKLLADLSKRLGLSYVVYSGLENVKKLTGGQLIVRHFDGKGEVEEYFRALDVPMISVRLPCYFENLLTYFLPQKAPDGNGYLLSLPMGDVPMDGMAVADLGPVVLSLLKSPEGYVGRNIGLSTCKHTATEYASLLSKYTGKTVHDAKTSPEDYEKLGFPGAQELANMFRFYTMNPDRDVELTFKLNPKARTLEQWLEENKKAFADL